Genomic segment of Streptomyces alboniger:
GACGACCAGGTCGAATCCCGGCTCCGTCCACCGATAGCGGTACGGCGTGCCGGTGGTCGCGGCCTCGGCGCGGGCGCGCAGCGCCTCGGCGCCGCGCGGGCCGGCGGCGTCGTTCCGGCCCGAGCGGTCGTCCGGGCCCGAGGCGTCGTTCATGAGGGCGTCGTCCGATCTCGCCGCGTCAGCAGGTGGGCAGCCCGGGCAGCGGCTTGTCGTTGTCGCCGCCCTTGATGTAGACGTCGCTGACGAAGACGCCGGTGTTGCCGCTGTCGTCGTCCGTCTTCGCCCACCAGACGTTCGTCCACTCGCCGTGCGTCTCGCGGCGGCCCAGGTTCTGCTGGCAGTAGAAGTAGTTCGTCCCCGCGTTCAGGACGCCCACCTCGGTGCCCGAGGCGGTGTAGGACTTCGCGGTCGTCCACACCGAGCAGTTGTACTTGCCGCCGCCGACGGGGTGGCAGACGGGCTCCTCGGCGGAGCCGCCGCCGTCGCCCGGCCTGCTCGCGTCGCTCGGCTTGGCGGTGGGGTCGGGGCGCGAGACCGGCTCGTCGCGGTCCTCGGCCTTGTCCCCCGCCTTGCCCTTGTCGCGCTCCGCGCCGCCGGTGTCGTCCTTGTCGCCGCCCTTGGAGCGCTTCGCGTCCGGCTCGCGGGACTTCCCTTCGTCCTGCTTGTCCGGTCGGGGGCGCTTCGACTCGCCTCCCAGCGAGCCGCGGCTGCCGTCGTCCGCGGTCGAGCCGGACCCGGCCGGGGCCGCGTCCTGCCGCGACTGGCCGCCGCGGTCGTCCTTGCCGTTCAGGAAGACGACGGTCGCGCCGGTCGCCACGAGGACCACGGCCACGGCGACGGCGGCGGGCAACGCCCGGCCTCGGCGCGGGCGTTGCGTGGAGCGCGTCTCCCCGATGGTGACGGGCGGCCCCTGCGGCGACAGGTGCGCGGGCGACGGCGCCTGCGGCGAGGGATGCGTCACCGAAGGCACTGAAGGCACCGGCATCCGGGGTGCCGGCTGGGCCACCGAAGGCGGCGGTCCGAAGCCCGGTGGCGGCGTGCTCGGGATACTGCGCTCGGTGCCGCCGCGCGGCCCGAAGCCGGCACCGGACCCGGTTCCTGCTCCCGCTCCCGCTCCGGCGACCGCGTCGAGCAGCTGCCGCGCCGACTCCGCGTCGGGGCGCGCCTGCGGGTCCTTGTCCATGAGCCGGTGCAGTACGGGTGTCAGCGCGCCCGAGCGGCGCGGCTCGGGCATCGGGTCGGTGACGATCGCGGTGAGCGTGGACCACGTCGACGTACGGCGGAAGGGCGAGGAGCCCTCGACCGCGGCGTACAGCGTGGCGCCGAGGGCCCAGACGTCGGAGGCGGGACCCGGGTCGTGGCCCTGGGCGCGCTCGGGCGCCAGGTAGTCGAGCGAGCCGACCAGTTCGCCGCTGCGGGTGAGGTGTGTGGCCGAGCCGTCGCCGGGGTCCTCCATGGTGGCGATGCCGAAGTCGGTGAGGACGACCCGGCCGCCGCTCTCCAGGAGGATGTTGCCGGGCTTCACGTCGCGGTGCAGGACGCCCACGCGGTGCGCGGCGGCGAGGGCCTCCATCACCTTGGCGCCGATGGCCGCTGCCTCGCGGGGGTCGAGGGCGCCGCTCTCGCGCAGCACGTCGTCGAGGGAGGGGCCGTCGACCAGCTCCATGACGATGAGGGGCCGTCCGTCGACCTCCGCCACGTCGTGCACGGCGACGACTCCCGGGTGGCGTACGCGGGCGGCCGCGCGGGCCTCGCGCTGCATCCGCAGGCGCAGGTCGGCCAGCTCAGGTCCGCCCGCGTCCGTGAACGTCCGCAGTTCCTTCACCGCGACCTCGCGGTGCAGCACCTCGTCGACCGCGCGCCATACGACGCCCATGCCGCCCCGGCCGAGCTGCGCCACCACGCGGTAGCGCCCCGCGAGGAGTCTGCCCGACTCGCCCGTCTGTTCCTGGTCCCCCGAAGACACCGCTACCCCGTTCCTGCGACACCGCGTTCCGTGGCGTACAGACTAAGGCTCGGCACCGCCCGGTTCCCCCGCGCCTCCGCTAGTCGCGCGCCCGCGGAGTTCGCCCCGCGCCGGGCGTTACTTGCCCGAGCCCGTGAGGTCGCCGCGGCGCGGGCCCGCGAAGCCCTGGAGGCGGGCCAGGGTCAGGCCGGTGAGCCGGGTGACCTCGCCGGCGTCGAGGGCGCCGCAGTCCAGCCCGCGCAGCAGATAGCCGGCGAGCGCCTTGGCGGTGGCGGGCTCGTCGGCCACGCCGCCGCCCTCGTGGTGACCGGCGTAGGCGGCCAGGCGCTTGGCGGCGGCCCCGAAGCCCTCGCGGTAGAAGGCGAACACGGCGGCGTAGCGCGTGGGGATGTGACCGGGGTGCATGTCCCAGCCCTGGTAGTAGGCGCGGGCCAGGGCGCGCCGGGTGAGGCCGTAGTGCAGCCGCCAGGCATCGTGAACCTGCTCGGTGGTGCCGACGGGCAGGACGTTGG
This window contains:
- a CDS encoding serine/threonine-protein kinase; the protein is MSSGDQEQTGESGRLLAGRYRVVAQLGRGGMGVVWRAVDEVLHREVAVKELRTFTDAGGPELADLRLRMQREARAAARVRHPGVVAVHDVAEVDGRPLIVMELVDGPSLDDVLRESGALDPREAAAIGAKVMEALAAAHRVGVLHRDVKPGNILLESGGRVVLTDFGIATMEDPGDGSATHLTRSGELVGSLDYLAPERAQGHDPGPASDVWALGATLYAAVEGSSPFRRTSTWSTLTAIVTDPMPEPRRSGALTPVLHRLMDKDPQARPDAESARQLLDAVAGAGAGAGTGSGAGFGPRGGTERSIPSTPPPGFGPPPSVAQPAPRMPVPSVPSVTHPSPQAPSPAHLSPQGPPVTIGETRSTQRPRRGRALPAAVAVAVVLVATGATVVFLNGKDDRGGQSRQDAAPAGSGSTADDGSRGSLGGESKRPRPDKQDEGKSREPDAKRSKGGDKDDTGGAERDKGKAGDKAEDRDEPVSRPDPTAKPSDASRPGDGGGSAEEPVCHPVGGGKYNCSVWTTAKSYTASGTEVGVLNAGTNYFYCQQNLGRRETHGEWTNVWWAKTDDDSGNTGVFVSDVYIKGGDNDKPLPGLPTC